Proteins from a single region of Catharus ustulatus isolate bCatUst1 chromosome 22, bCatUst1.pri.v2, whole genome shotgun sequence:
- the MTMR4 gene encoding myotubularin-related protein 4 isoform X2, with amino-acid sequence MGEEGPPSLEYIQAKDLFPPKELIKEEESLQVPFTVLQGEGVEYLGHANDAVIAISNYRLHIKFKDSVINVPLRMMESVECRDMFQLHIVCKDSKVIRCHFSTFKQCQEWLKRLTRAIARPAKPEDLFAFAYHAWCLGVCVDEEDQHAHLCRPGDHVRFRFEMELVRMGFDLQNAWRVSDINNNYKLCSSYPQKLLVPVWITDKELENVASFRSWKRIPVVVYRHVRNGAVISRCSQPEISWWGWRNADDEYLVTSIAKACALNPGARASGAVPHTGSSDGSEPCDTDFDSSLTACSGVENAGTPQKLLILDARSYTAAVANRAKGGGCECEEYYPNCEVVFMGMANIHSIRNSFQYLRAVCSQVPDPSNWLSALESTKWLQHLSVMLKAAVLVSSAVDREGRPVLVHCSDGWDRTPQIVALAKILLDPYYRTMEGFQVLVESDWLDFGHKFGDRCGHQEKVEDQNEQCPVFLQWLDAVHQLLKQFPCLFEFNEAFLVKLVQHTYSCLYGTFLGNSPCEREMHNIYKRTCSVWSLLRAGNKNFHNLLYMPGSEQVLHPVCHVRALHLWTAVYLPASSPHPLGQEDMDIYMPPGSQSQDFSGRCLDRLPKTRSVDDLLSACDSSSPLTRTSSDPNLNNHCQEVRVGLEARHASTEGAEGATVATGEARPREEEEEENPAPQGSSHDEHKGLSRQLDSQAAVPDSSVPVEVEEGNGTLTEEVDGIGPNPNPSGQENGDKVSTSSGKHLENCPQEPLKAAGMVSNKGGCPKRNTTHEDIPSQESLAPGTPSQDIPGPALGIPCPDADKGRGDAGRSMPFEDPGQPGRLLLEQWRKPISQSQSSEFSFLGSNWDSFQGLVTSLPNGESTPRHLLSYGCCSKRLSSKPLRAPGLCLSGPWSGREGGKPLACTGHVSTHFGKPSRLWLPCHLKQASGPKHLPPKCPSPVPPLYLDDDGLPFPTDVIQHRLRQIEASYKQEVEQLRRQVRELQLRLDIRHFCTPPAEPPMDYEDDFTCLKESDGSDTEDFCSDHSEDCLSEASWEPVDKKETEVTRWVPDHMASHCFNCDCEFWLAKRRHHCRNCGNVFCATCCHLKLPIPDQQLYDPVLVCNSCYDHIQVSRARELMSQHMKKPIATASS; translated from the exons GGTGAGGAAGGCCCTCCCAGTTTGGAGTACATCCAGGCCAAGGACTTGTTCCCCCCGAAGGAGCTCATAAAGGAGGAGGAGTCACTGCAG GTGCCATTCACTGTGTTGCAGGGTGAGGGGGTGGAGTACCTGGGCCATGCCAACGACGCTGTGATCGCCATCTCCAACTACCGCCTGCATATCAAATTCAAGGACTCTGTGATCAAT GTGCCTTTGAGGATGATGGAAAGTGTGGAGTGTCGGGATATGTTCCAGCTTCACATAGTCTGCAAGGACTCCAAAGTGATCAG GTGCCATTTCTCCACCTTCAAGCAGTGCCAGGAGTGGCTGAAGAGGCTGACTCGAGCCATCGCCCGCCCTGCCAAGCCTGAGGACCTTTTTGCGTTTGCCTACCACGCCTGGTGCTTGGGGGTGTGTGTGGATGAGGAGGATCAACATGCCCATCTCTGCCGTCCAG GGGATCACGTGAGGTTCCGGTTTGAGATGGAGCTGGTGAGGATGGGCTTCGACCTGCAGAACGCCTGGCGCGTCTCTGACATCAACAACAACTACAA GCTCTGTTCCAGTTATCCCCAGAAGCTGCTGGTCCCTGTCTGGATCACTGACAAGGAGCTGGAGAATGTGGCTTCGTTCAGGTCATGGAAGAGGATCCCCGTGGTGGTGTACAG ACACGTGCGCAATGGGGCGGTGATTTCGCGCTGCAGCCAGCCCGAGATCAGCTGGTGGGGCTGGCGGAACGCCGACGATGAGTACCTGGTGACATCCATTGCCAAAGCCTGTGCCTTGAACCCCGGAGCGAGAGCGTCAGGTGCCGTGCCACACACCGGGAGCAGCGACGGCAGCGAGCCCTGTGACACCGACTTCG ACTCGTCCTTGACAGCATGTTCAGGCGTGGAGAATGCGGGAACCCCTCAGAAGCTGCTGATCCTTGATGCCAGGTCCTACACAGCAGCCGTGGCCAACAGGGCCAAGGGAGGCGGCTGCGAATGCGAAG AGTATTACCCCAACTGTGAAGTCGTGTTCATGGGCATGGCCAACATCCACTCCATCCGGAACAGCTTCCAGTATCTGCGTGCTGTCTGCAGTCAAGTGCCAGACCCCAGCAA CTGGCTTTCAGCCCTGGAGAGCACCAAGTGGCTGCAGCACCTGTCTGTCATGCtgaaggcagcagtgctggtctCCAGTGCTGTGGACAGAGAAGGGCGTCCGGTGCTGGTTCACTGCTCTGACGGCTGGGACAGGACTCCACAGATTGTGGCGCTGGCAAAGATTCTCCTGGACCCTTACTACAGGACCATGGAG GGCTTCCAGGTGCTCGTTGAATCGGACTGGCTGGATTTTGGTCACAAGTTTGGGGATCGTTGTGGGCACCAGGAAAAGGTGGAAGATCAGAACGAGCAGTGCCCGGTTTTTCTCCAGTGGTTGGATGCTGTTCATCAGCTTCTGAAGCAATTTCCCTGCCTCTTTGAATTTAATGAAGCTTTTCTG GTGAAGCTGGTGCAGCACACATATTCCTGCCTCTACGGGACCTTCCTGGGAAACAGCCCCTGCGAGCGCGAGATGCACAACATCTACAAGCGCACGTGCTCTGTGTGGTCCCTGCTGCGGGCCGGCAACAAGAACTTCCACAACCTGCTTTATATGCCCGGATCTGAGCAG GTGCTGCATCCTGTGTGCCACGTGCGCGCCCTGCACCTCTGGACAGCCGTGTACCTCCCGGCCTCCTCGCCACATCCTCTGGGACAGGAGGACATGGACATCTACATGCCCCCTGGATCTCAGAGCCAGGACTTCAGTGGCAGGTGTTTGGACAG ATTACCAAAGACAAGATCTGTGGATGACCTCCTCTCAGCTTGTGACTCCAGCAGCCCTCTGACCCGCACATCCAGTGACCCCAACCTGAACAACCACTGTCAGGAGGTGCGGGTGGGCTTGGAAGCCCGGCATGCCAGCACTGAGGGGGCTGAAGGTGCTACAGTGGCCACAGGAGAGGcacggcccagggaggaggaggaggaggagaaccCTGCCCCGCAAGGCAGCAGCCATGATGAGCACAAAGGGCTGAGCAGGCAGCTggacagccaggctgctgtgccagacagcagtgtccctgtggaGGTGGAAGAGGGAAATGGAACACTCACGGAGGAAGTGGATGGCATAGGTCCAAATCCAAATCCTTCCGGACAGGAAAACGGTGACAAGGTTTCCACCAGTTCtggaaagcatttggaaaactGTCCCCAGGAACCTTTGAAGGCTGCTGGCATGGTGTCCAACAAGGGAGGCTGTCCCAAAAGAAACACCACCCACGAAGACATTCCTAGCCAGGAGTCCCTGGCACCAGGCACCCCTTCTCAGGACATCCCAGGCCCTGCCCTGGGTATCCCATGCCCAGATGCAGACAAGGGCAGAGGTGATGCTGGCCGGAGCATGCCCTTTGAGGATCCTGGCCAGCCAGGGAGGCTTCTGCTGGAGCAATGGCGCAAGCCCATTTCCCAGAGCCAAAGCAGTGAGTTCTCCTTCCTGGGGTCCAACTGGGACAGTTTTCAAGGCCTGGTGACATCGCTCCCCAATGGGGAGTCCACACCCAGACACCTCCTCTCCTATGGCTGTTGCAGCAAGAGGCTGAGCAGCAAACCCCTGCGGGCCCCAGGCCTGTGCCTCAGTGGCCCGTGGTCTGGCAGGGAAGGCGGGAAGCCCCTGGCCTGTACTGGCCACGTGAGCACACATTTTGGGAAGCCCAGCCGTTTGTGGCTGCCATGCCATCTGAAACAAGCGTCTGGTCCCAAGCACCTGCCACCAAAATGTCCTTCTCCTGTGCCTCCTCTCTACCTGGATGACGATGGGCTGCCCTTCCCCACGGACGTGATCCAGCACCGACTGCGGCAGATCGAGGCCAGCTACAAGCAGGAGGTAGAGCAACTGCGCCGGCAGGTGCGGGAGCTGCAGCTGCGCCTGGACATCCGCCACTTCTGCACCCCTCCGGCTGAGCCCCCCATGGACTACGAGGATGACTTT ACATGTCTGAAGGAATCAGACGGCAGCGACACAGAGGATTTCTGTTCTGACCACAGCGAGGACTGTTTGTCGGAAGCAAGCTGGGAACCTGTGGATAAGAAGGAGACTGAG GTCACACGGTGGGTCCCAGACCACATGGCCTCACACTGCTTCAACTGTGACTGTGAGTTCTGGCTGGCCAAACGGAGGCACCATTGCAG GAACTGTGGAAATGTGTTCTGTGCTACCTGCTGCCATCTGAAGCTGCCCATCCCTGATCAGCAGTTGTACGACCCTGTCCTTGTTTGTAACTCCTGTTATGACCATATCCAAGTGTCTCGTGCCAGGGAGCTCATGAGCCAACATATGAAGAAGCCCATTGCCACAGCTTCCAGCTGA
- the MTMR4 gene encoding myotubularin-related protein 4 isoform X1 — protein sequence MNMSLPGRVSCSMLNCFGEEGPPSLEYIQAKDLFPPKELIKEEESLQVPFTVLQGEGVEYLGHANDAVIAISNYRLHIKFKDSVINVPLRMMESVECRDMFQLHIVCKDSKVIRCHFSTFKQCQEWLKRLTRAIARPAKPEDLFAFAYHAWCLGVCVDEEDQHAHLCRPGDHVRFRFEMELVRMGFDLQNAWRVSDINNNYKLCSSYPQKLLVPVWITDKELENVASFRSWKRIPVVVYRHVRNGAVISRCSQPEISWWGWRNADDEYLVTSIAKACALNPGARASGAVPHTGSSDGSEPCDTDFDSSLTACSGVENAGTPQKLLILDARSYTAAVANRAKGGGCECEEYYPNCEVVFMGMANIHSIRNSFQYLRAVCSQVPDPSNWLSALESTKWLQHLSVMLKAAVLVSSAVDREGRPVLVHCSDGWDRTPQIVALAKILLDPYYRTMEGFQVLVESDWLDFGHKFGDRCGHQEKVEDQNEQCPVFLQWLDAVHQLLKQFPCLFEFNEAFLVKLVQHTYSCLYGTFLGNSPCEREMHNIYKRTCSVWSLLRAGNKNFHNLLYMPGSEQVLHPVCHVRALHLWTAVYLPASSPHPLGQEDMDIYMPPGSQSQDFSGRCLDRLPKTRSVDDLLSACDSSSPLTRTSSDPNLNNHCQEVRVGLEARHASTEGAEGATVATGEARPREEEEEENPAPQGSSHDEHKGLSRQLDSQAAVPDSSVPVEVEEGNGTLTEEVDGIGPNPNPSGQENGDKVSTSSGKHLENCPQEPLKAAGMVSNKGGCPKRNTTHEDIPSQESLAPGTPSQDIPGPALGIPCPDADKGRGDAGRSMPFEDPGQPGRLLLEQWRKPISQSQSSEFSFLGSNWDSFQGLVTSLPNGESTPRHLLSYGCCSKRLSSKPLRAPGLCLSGPWSGREGGKPLACTGHVSTHFGKPSRLWLPCHLKQASGPKHLPPKCPSPVPPLYLDDDGLPFPTDVIQHRLRQIEASYKQEVEQLRRQVRELQLRLDIRHFCTPPAEPPMDYEDDFTCLKESDGSDTEDFCSDHSEDCLSEASWEPVDKKETEVTRWVPDHMASHCFNCDCEFWLAKRRHHCRNCGNVFCATCCHLKLPIPDQQLYDPVLVCNSCYDHIQVSRARELMSQHMKKPIATASS from the exons ATGAACATGAGTCTGCCAGGCCGCGTCTCCTGCTCCATGCTCAACTGCTTT GGTGAGGAAGGCCCTCCCAGTTTGGAGTACATCCAGGCCAAGGACTTGTTCCCCCCGAAGGAGCTCATAAAGGAGGAGGAGTCACTGCAG GTGCCATTCACTGTGTTGCAGGGTGAGGGGGTGGAGTACCTGGGCCATGCCAACGACGCTGTGATCGCCATCTCCAACTACCGCCTGCATATCAAATTCAAGGACTCTGTGATCAAT GTGCCTTTGAGGATGATGGAAAGTGTGGAGTGTCGGGATATGTTCCAGCTTCACATAGTCTGCAAGGACTCCAAAGTGATCAG GTGCCATTTCTCCACCTTCAAGCAGTGCCAGGAGTGGCTGAAGAGGCTGACTCGAGCCATCGCCCGCCCTGCCAAGCCTGAGGACCTTTTTGCGTTTGCCTACCACGCCTGGTGCTTGGGGGTGTGTGTGGATGAGGAGGATCAACATGCCCATCTCTGCCGTCCAG GGGATCACGTGAGGTTCCGGTTTGAGATGGAGCTGGTGAGGATGGGCTTCGACCTGCAGAACGCCTGGCGCGTCTCTGACATCAACAACAACTACAA GCTCTGTTCCAGTTATCCCCAGAAGCTGCTGGTCCCTGTCTGGATCACTGACAAGGAGCTGGAGAATGTGGCTTCGTTCAGGTCATGGAAGAGGATCCCCGTGGTGGTGTACAG ACACGTGCGCAATGGGGCGGTGATTTCGCGCTGCAGCCAGCCCGAGATCAGCTGGTGGGGCTGGCGGAACGCCGACGATGAGTACCTGGTGACATCCATTGCCAAAGCCTGTGCCTTGAACCCCGGAGCGAGAGCGTCAGGTGCCGTGCCACACACCGGGAGCAGCGACGGCAGCGAGCCCTGTGACACCGACTTCG ACTCGTCCTTGACAGCATGTTCAGGCGTGGAGAATGCGGGAACCCCTCAGAAGCTGCTGATCCTTGATGCCAGGTCCTACACAGCAGCCGTGGCCAACAGGGCCAAGGGAGGCGGCTGCGAATGCGAAG AGTATTACCCCAACTGTGAAGTCGTGTTCATGGGCATGGCCAACATCCACTCCATCCGGAACAGCTTCCAGTATCTGCGTGCTGTCTGCAGTCAAGTGCCAGACCCCAGCAA CTGGCTTTCAGCCCTGGAGAGCACCAAGTGGCTGCAGCACCTGTCTGTCATGCtgaaggcagcagtgctggtctCCAGTGCTGTGGACAGAGAAGGGCGTCCGGTGCTGGTTCACTGCTCTGACGGCTGGGACAGGACTCCACAGATTGTGGCGCTGGCAAAGATTCTCCTGGACCCTTACTACAGGACCATGGAG GGCTTCCAGGTGCTCGTTGAATCGGACTGGCTGGATTTTGGTCACAAGTTTGGGGATCGTTGTGGGCACCAGGAAAAGGTGGAAGATCAGAACGAGCAGTGCCCGGTTTTTCTCCAGTGGTTGGATGCTGTTCATCAGCTTCTGAAGCAATTTCCCTGCCTCTTTGAATTTAATGAAGCTTTTCTG GTGAAGCTGGTGCAGCACACATATTCCTGCCTCTACGGGACCTTCCTGGGAAACAGCCCCTGCGAGCGCGAGATGCACAACATCTACAAGCGCACGTGCTCTGTGTGGTCCCTGCTGCGGGCCGGCAACAAGAACTTCCACAACCTGCTTTATATGCCCGGATCTGAGCAG GTGCTGCATCCTGTGTGCCACGTGCGCGCCCTGCACCTCTGGACAGCCGTGTACCTCCCGGCCTCCTCGCCACATCCTCTGGGACAGGAGGACATGGACATCTACATGCCCCCTGGATCTCAGAGCCAGGACTTCAGTGGCAGGTGTTTGGACAG ATTACCAAAGACAAGATCTGTGGATGACCTCCTCTCAGCTTGTGACTCCAGCAGCCCTCTGACCCGCACATCCAGTGACCCCAACCTGAACAACCACTGTCAGGAGGTGCGGGTGGGCTTGGAAGCCCGGCATGCCAGCACTGAGGGGGCTGAAGGTGCTACAGTGGCCACAGGAGAGGcacggcccagggaggaggaggaggaggagaaccCTGCCCCGCAAGGCAGCAGCCATGATGAGCACAAAGGGCTGAGCAGGCAGCTggacagccaggctgctgtgccagacagcagtgtccctgtggaGGTGGAAGAGGGAAATGGAACACTCACGGAGGAAGTGGATGGCATAGGTCCAAATCCAAATCCTTCCGGACAGGAAAACGGTGACAAGGTTTCCACCAGTTCtggaaagcatttggaaaactGTCCCCAGGAACCTTTGAAGGCTGCTGGCATGGTGTCCAACAAGGGAGGCTGTCCCAAAAGAAACACCACCCACGAAGACATTCCTAGCCAGGAGTCCCTGGCACCAGGCACCCCTTCTCAGGACATCCCAGGCCCTGCCCTGGGTATCCCATGCCCAGATGCAGACAAGGGCAGAGGTGATGCTGGCCGGAGCATGCCCTTTGAGGATCCTGGCCAGCCAGGGAGGCTTCTGCTGGAGCAATGGCGCAAGCCCATTTCCCAGAGCCAAAGCAGTGAGTTCTCCTTCCTGGGGTCCAACTGGGACAGTTTTCAAGGCCTGGTGACATCGCTCCCCAATGGGGAGTCCACACCCAGACACCTCCTCTCCTATGGCTGTTGCAGCAAGAGGCTGAGCAGCAAACCCCTGCGGGCCCCAGGCCTGTGCCTCAGTGGCCCGTGGTCTGGCAGGGAAGGCGGGAAGCCCCTGGCCTGTACTGGCCACGTGAGCACACATTTTGGGAAGCCCAGCCGTTTGTGGCTGCCATGCCATCTGAAACAAGCGTCTGGTCCCAAGCACCTGCCACCAAAATGTCCTTCTCCTGTGCCTCCTCTCTACCTGGATGACGATGGGCTGCCCTTCCCCACGGACGTGATCCAGCACCGACTGCGGCAGATCGAGGCCAGCTACAAGCAGGAGGTAGAGCAACTGCGCCGGCAGGTGCGGGAGCTGCAGCTGCGCCTGGACATCCGCCACTTCTGCACCCCTCCGGCTGAGCCCCCCATGGACTACGAGGATGACTTT ACATGTCTGAAGGAATCAGACGGCAGCGACACAGAGGATTTCTGTTCTGACCACAGCGAGGACTGTTTGTCGGAAGCAAGCTGGGAACCTGTGGATAAGAAGGAGACTGAG GTCACACGGTGGGTCCCAGACCACATGGCCTCACACTGCTTCAACTGTGACTGTGAGTTCTGGCTGGCCAAACGGAGGCACCATTGCAG GAACTGTGGAAATGTGTTCTGTGCTACCTGCTGCCATCTGAAGCTGCCCATCCCTGATCAGCAGTTGTACGACCCTGTCCTTGTTTGTAACTCCTGTTATGACCATATCCAAGTGTCTCGTGCCAGGGAGCTCATGAGCCAACATATGAAGAAGCCCATTGCCACAGCTTCCAGCTGA